A section of the Pseudanabaena mucicola str. Chao 1806 genome encodes:
- a CDS encoding HD family phosphohydrolase — protein MGIIPNQLSSLPKTHSPSRKWSSRAIIGITFVCIVSTLSIRFYAEPRLTIGTFVNQDLRSPKTFTATDVEATKQAQEQAKQQVVPIYRSNPEMDNNAVKHLEELLRVGDDLRISSGKLPYVDRKILSDEVQRYFRRLSDTEWLQLQDKAHRLANSSNNQNPISAVNKEQDVAALAIIELSLYKISAPASDYQNLINRITDIRRSYAMTQEKAAKGPAMFRDRLLEMTNEEWENNKKLIRQSLLDLQAAGIVIGLPDSMLRQRIINLRNLPTSEEYRAMAIAILSATVQPNLTIDYVGTTQRAIKASESVQTQKIYLKAGDLIVKGGEKITERQFVILDELKMTQRQVNLMGVFLMIGSTAIAFAILGYAHRRWQYFLKVKLHIKDFVTLGIVCVGNALAAVLMAPHMFFFVPLASMGLIIGSFYSSRLALLITSMTSVLLGIAISTDLLALSPVLIGAMIAAAITDRPLTRSHLAATGLLVAVVQAAVYMAIAIVGGATPPVLILITALKYASGGLISAIAALGAIPYLEHISYALTPFRLAELANLDRPLLRRLVTETPGTFQHTLFVANLAEAAARELGADTTLVRTGTLYHDIGKTLKPEYFIENQMGQTNPHDILNDPWLSAQIVKEHVSGGIKLAQKYHLPEMLQAFIPEHQGTITISYFYCQAQKRSNYTIESEFRYAGPIPQSRETGIVMLADACEAALRSLGTETTLEAAKSLLMRIFKARWDDGQLKDCSLSWEDLDRIAPVFIKVWQERNHGRIKYPHLAEKLDPSGSALPDHLCKTDKCKPNESAEPLAESSEESKEIALK, from the coding sequence ATGGGAATTATTCCCAATCAACTATCATCGCTCCCTAAAACCCATAGTCCATCTCGCAAGTGGTCTAGTAGAGCGATAATCGGAATTACCTTTGTTTGTATTGTTTCTACCCTGAGTATTCGTTTTTATGCGGAGCCGCGCCTAACCATTGGTACATTTGTTAACCAAGATTTGCGATCGCCTAAGACATTTACTGCTACAGATGTTGAGGCAACGAAACAGGCACAGGAGCAAGCTAAACAGCAAGTAGTACCAATTTATCGTAGTAATCCTGAGATGGACAATAATGCCGTCAAACATCTAGAGGAATTGTTACGAGTTGGTGATGATTTACGCATATCTTCGGGCAAACTTCCCTATGTTGATCGCAAAATCTTAAGTGATGAGGTACAGCGCTATTTTCGGCGATTGTCTGACACGGAATGGTTGCAATTGCAAGACAAAGCCCATAGGCTAGCCAATAGTTCTAATAACCAAAATCCTATATCTGCTGTCAACAAAGAACAAGATGTTGCTGCTTTAGCAATTATTGAACTATCTCTATATAAAATCAGTGCCCCAGCCTCAGATTATCAAAATCTGATTAATAGGATTACCGATATTCGACGATCCTATGCAATGACCCAAGAGAAAGCTGCTAAGGGACCAGCCATGTTTCGTGATCGCCTCTTGGAAATGACTAATGAGGAATGGGAAAATAACAAGAAATTAATTCGACAGAGTTTACTTGACCTGCAAGCCGCAGGAATCGTGATCGGCTTACCCGATAGCATGTTGAGACAAAGGATTATCAACCTCCGAAATCTGCCGACTAGTGAAGAATATCGGGCTATGGCGATCGCAATTCTGAGTGCGACTGTACAGCCAAATCTGACTATTGACTATGTGGGTACGACTCAAAGGGCGATCAAAGCCTCAGAATCGGTTCAGACTCAGAAGATTTACCTCAAAGCAGGTGACCTGATCGTTAAAGGGGGCGAAAAAATTACGGAGCGACAATTTGTCATTTTAGATGAACTCAAAATGACCCAAAGGCAGGTCAATTTAATGGGCGTATTCTTGATGATTGGTTCTACTGCGATCGCCTTTGCTATTCTTGGTTATGCCCATCGACGATGGCAATATTTCCTCAAAGTTAAATTACATATTAAAGATTTTGTAACCCTTGGCATCGTTTGTGTTGGTAATGCACTTGCAGCAGTGCTAATGGCTCCCCATATGTTTTTCTTTGTGCCATTGGCAAGTATGGGACTAATCATTGGTAGTTTTTACAGTTCGAGGTTGGCATTACTAATTACCTCCATGACCTCGGTATTACTAGGAATTGCTATTAGTACCGATCTACTAGCCCTATCTCCTGTATTAATCGGTGCGATGATTGCTGCGGCTATTACTGATCGACCTCTCACGCGCTCACACCTTGCGGCAACAGGATTATTAGTTGCCGTTGTCCAAGCAGCAGTATATATGGCGATCGCCATTGTAGGAGGCGCAACTCCACCTGTTCTCATTTTGATTACCGCACTGAAATATGCATCTGGTGGACTGATTTCTGCGATCGCTGCTTTAGGTGCAATCCCTTATCTAGAGCATATTTCTTATGCATTGACACCATTCCGTCTCGCCGAGCTAGCAAACCTTGATCGTCCCCTGCTTCGGCGTTTAGTCACAGAAACCCCTGGCACATTTCAGCATACGCTATTTGTGGCTAATCTTGCCGAAGCAGCCGCCCGTGAACTAGGTGCTGATACAACTTTGGTACGAACAGGAACCCTCTATCACGATATTGGCAAAACCCTCAAGCCTGAGTATTTTATCGAAAATCAAATGGGACAGACCAATCCCCACGATATTCTGAATGATCCTTGGCTCAGTGCCCAAATTGTGAAAGAGCATGTATCAGGTGGCATCAAATTAGCCCAGAAATATCATCTTCCTGAAATGTTGCAGGCATTTATCCCTGAACACCAGGGCACAATCACCATTTCCTATTTTTATTGTCAAGCTCAGAAGCGATCGAACTATACCATTGAGTCAGAGTTTCGCTATGCAGGTCCTATTCCCCAATCCCGCGAGACTGGCATTGTAATGTTGGCAGATGCCTGTGAGGCAGCTTTAAGATCCCTAGGAACAGAAACAACATTGGAAGCCGCCAAAAGTTTGCTGATGCGGATCTTTAAAGCAAGGTGGGATGATGGACAACTCAAAGACTGTTCCCTAAGTTGGGAAGACTTGGATCGCATTGCTCCTGTATTCATTAAAGTTTGGCAGGAACGCAATCACGGCAGAATTAAATATCCCCATCTTGCTGAAAAGCTTGATCCCTCAGGCTCAGCCTTACCTGATCATCTTTGCAAAACTGATAAATGTAAACCAAATGAATCTGCGGAACCATTGGCAGAGTCTTCCGAAGAATCAAAAGAGATTGCCCTAAAGTAG
- a CDS encoding IS982 family transposase, with protein MDNIVSHLDITQIFCEVDDFCQSFEKHWQEQPMLPSMIGERKSQSRMRLSEVMTIVIGFHGSGYKTFKEFYTMTVLPFWRKAFPHLVSYTRFVELMPWTLMLLCCFLHTRKGEVTGISFIDSTPIDVCVNCRAHAHKVFKGMVNWGKNSVGWHFGFKLHVIVNDKGELLAFKLTPANVDDREPVPDMTQDLFGKLFGDRGYISQKLFEQLYQQGLELITKRKKKMKNCLVKLIDKILLRKRAIIEAVNDQLKNISQIEHSRHRSFFNFLVNLLAGLVAYSYRETKPALDLQVKGLPALPPACF; from the coding sequence ATGGACAATATCGTATCGCACTTGGATATCACCCAAATCTTCTGTGAAGTCGATGATTTCTGCCAAAGTTTTGAAAAACACTGGCAAGAGCAACCAATGTTACCGTCAATGATAGGAGAAAGGAAAAGCCAGTCACGAATGAGACTAAGTGAAGTGATGACCATCGTGATTGGCTTTCATGGGTCAGGATACAAGACATTCAAAGAGTTCTACACGATGACCGTATTACCATTTTGGCGAAAGGCTTTCCCACACTTGGTAAGTTATACAAGATTTGTGGAGTTAATGCCATGGACATTGATGTTGTTATGTTGCTTCCTGCATACACGCAAAGGGGAAGTGACAGGTATATCGTTCATTGACTCAACCCCAATCGATGTCTGTGTAAACTGTCGCGCCCATGCCCACAAAGTATTCAAAGGAATGGTCAATTGGGGTAAAAACTCCGTTGGTTGGCACTTTGGTTTCAAACTCCATGTGATTGTCAATGACAAGGGAGAATTGCTAGCTTTTAAACTTACTCCCGCCAATGTCGATGATCGTGAACCTGTACCTGACATGACTCAGGATCTATTTGGAAAGCTATTTGGCGACCGTGGTTATATCTCCCAAAAACTATTTGAGCAGTTGTATCAGCAAGGGTTAGAACTGATTACCAAGCGTAAGAAAAAAATGAAAAACTGTCTAGTCAAGCTAATCGATAAGATTTTGCTCCGCAAACGAGCAATTATTGAGGCGGTCAATGACCAACTGAAAAACATTTCTCAGATTGAGCATTCAAGACATCGCAGCTTTTTCAATTTCCTAGTTAACCTTTTGGCTGGGTTAGTTGCTTATTCCTATCGCGAGACTAAACCTGCTTTGGATCTTCAAGTCAAAGGCTTGCCTGCTCTACCTCCTGCTTGCTTTTAG
- a CDS encoding DEAD/DEAH box helicase, producing the protein MPDFQVDSAKLYETLTSLYHRSSVLEQQIIRTCAIAYEPLNRGVILDCLIYLGVKDRDKPLSLIALKAYIERLLKINLLTQERSQGVQCNSLLIDIAIRDALQKGNFEAIVEAIETKIPVPSYSKMGIRTFRSESQFIREVRIGIYRQDVDFVTKQFEDFYRFGYSQQKITLDAILFQICNNPFDLDWFQTLEASFYEVGLSTILSNGILKLKNTDQALALLHHNFQKNSDRCTDPLLLVLIEQSLLRADLKIAQAAYERLSSDYKEAGNALLACLHFLKGDRTSAITLFRQSLKSIRKATGKRQIYFSGEPGLFFILALIQEGTAESMREAEGYTTLMVKQTHHWLQLTYSRLQRVLKFQLGDISQKDLLSNEYFQDHTQSHSLEVFFSALCLYWVNPEKARVELSRGLQPLLKQSVNAGYHWLSMETAELLGELSPNSIHQKHAQKLRQENQIPTIVNLIRPRETWELSLNALLNLTKSSQETSKAANNSPQRLVWLISFVKGGYSVQPKEQKINAKGVWSSGRNIALKRLKENSHEFTYLTPQDIIACSHIQAYSSYGYYGQSQYEFDEETICALIGHPLVFWEDSPSTRVDIVKGEPELLVKTGKGDRLFLEFSPELKDGQSFVITKESPTRLKVTQVNESHRRITEIIGRKNRLEIPVAAKDKVLEAIHSISSIVTVHSDIGGGVSDAEEVPSDSKPHVHILPSGDGLKIAILARPFANAGSYYRPGAGGATVLAEIDGKRLQATRNLKEEKKLANEAIAACPTLSNFEEAESEWVIDDPEFCLELLLELQSLGDRIVLEWPEGEKMRISHRVGFGDFRMSINQSRDWFAAEGELRLGDDQVIDMQRLLELLDKTHSRFIPLGDGQFIALTQQFRKRLDEFRRLSEKHGKGTRFHPLAALALEDFVDEIDDLKVDKHWKAHIKKIKEMRNFEPHLPSTLQADLRDYQIEGFQWLARLAHWGVGACLADDMGLGKTLQSLALILTRAPQGATLIVAPTSVCMNWISEAAKFAPTLSVIVFGTGDRQKVLDNLQPFDMVICSYGLMQQEEVSEMLAKVEWQTVVLDEAQAIKNTATKRSQAAMNLQSGFKLITTGTPIENHLGELWNLFRFINPGLLGSLDNFNTNYANPIERSQDREARNQLKKLIQPFILRRTKNQVLQELPSRTEITLQVELSKEELAFYEALRREAIAKLADTSVNAGQKHLQVLAEIMKLRRACCNTKLVRPDIPLPSSKLNLFGEVISELLDNKHKALVFSQFVDHLHIIRDYLNFQKISYQYLDGSTPAKERKKLVEAFQAGEGDIFLISLKAGGTGLNLTAADYVIHMDPWWNPAVEDQASDRAHRIGQKRPVTIYRLVAKGTIEEKIVDLHHHKRDLADSLLEGTDMSGKISTDALLQLINES; encoded by the coding sequence ATGCCTGATTTCCAAGTTGATTCTGCTAAACTCTACGAGACCTTAACATCTCTTTATCATAGATCGTCAGTATTAGAGCAACAGATCATCCGCACTTGCGCGATCGCCTATGAGCCATTAAATCGTGGTGTAATTCTGGACTGTTTGATCTACCTTGGAGTTAAAGATAGAGATAAGCCACTATCTCTAATTGCTTTGAAAGCGTATATTGAGCGTCTATTAAAGATAAATCTGCTTACTCAAGAGCGTTCTCAAGGCGTACAATGTAATTCCTTGCTAATCGATATTGCGATCCGCGATGCCCTTCAGAAAGGTAATTTTGAAGCAATTGTCGAAGCGATCGAAACTAAAATCCCCGTTCCATCCTACAGCAAAATGGGTATACGCACTTTCAGAAGTGAATCCCAGTTTATTCGCGAGGTCAGGATTGGTATTTATCGGCAGGATGTTGATTTTGTTACGAAGCAATTTGAAGACTTCTATCGATTTGGCTATTCCCAGCAAAAAATCACTTTAGATGCGATTCTATTTCAAATCTGTAATAATCCATTTGATCTAGACTGGTTCCAGACCCTAGAAGCTTCATTTTATGAGGTTGGACTCAGCACCATTCTTAGCAATGGAATACTGAAGTTAAAAAACACTGATCAAGCTTTAGCACTCTTACACCATAACTTTCAGAAAAATAGTGATCGCTGCACTGATCCTTTACTGTTAGTATTAATCGAGCAAAGTCTTTTACGTGCAGACTTAAAAATAGCTCAAGCTGCCTATGAGCGCCTATCCAGTGACTACAAAGAGGCGGGAAATGCCTTACTCGCTTGTCTACATTTTCTAAAAGGCGATCGCACTTCTGCCATTACACTATTTCGACAATCCCTCAAATCGATCCGAAAAGCCACAGGTAAACGTCAAATCTACTTTAGTGGTGAACCAGGATTATTTTTTATCCTAGCGCTAATTCAAGAAGGGACAGCCGAAAGCATGCGTGAAGCCGAGGGTTATACTACATTAATGGTGAAGCAAACTCATCATTGGTTACAGTTGACCTATAGCAGGCTGCAAAGAGTTTTGAAGTTTCAACTAGGAGATATTTCTCAAAAGGATCTACTCAGTAATGAATATTTTCAAGATCATACCCAAAGTCATAGTCTAGAAGTATTTTTTAGTGCACTCTGTCTCTATTGGGTCAATCCTGAAAAGGCTCGGGTGGAATTATCAAGGGGGTTGCAGCCATTACTCAAACAATCAGTAAATGCTGGCTATCACTGGCTCTCGATGGAAACTGCGGAACTTTTAGGAGAACTTTCGCCTAATTCCATCCATCAAAAACATGCTCAAAAGTTACGTCAAGAGAATCAAATTCCTACTATTGTCAATCTCATCCGTCCAAGGGAAACTTGGGAACTGAGTCTGAATGCATTACTCAATCTCACCAAATCGTCACAGGAAACCAGCAAAGCTGCCAATAATTCACCACAGCGTCTAGTATGGCTAATTAGCTTTGTTAAGGGTGGCTATTCGGTGCAACCAAAGGAACAGAAGATTAATGCCAAAGGAGTTTGGAGTTCGGGACGAAATATTGCCCTCAAACGCCTTAAAGAAAATAGTCATGAGTTTACCTATTTAACGCCACAGGATATTATTGCCTGTTCCCATATCCAAGCCTATTCTTCCTATGGCTATTATGGACAGTCGCAATATGAATTTGATGAAGAAACAATCTGCGCCTTAATTGGACATCCGCTTGTATTTTGGGAAGACTCACCCTCAACTCGTGTGGATATTGTTAAGGGTGAGCCAGAGTTATTGGTGAAAACTGGAAAAGGCGATCGCCTCTTTTTAGAATTTTCGCCAGAGTTAAAGGATGGTCAGAGTTTTGTCATCACTAAGGAAAGTCCGACGCGACTCAAGGTCACACAGGTGAATGAATCTCACCGTCGCATCACTGAAATTATTGGGCGCAAAAATCGTCTGGAAATTCCCGTTGCTGCAAAAGATAAAGTCCTCGAAGCAATTCATTCCATCTCTTCGATTGTGACGGTGCATTCTGATATTGGTGGCGGTGTGAGTGATGCCGAGGAAGTGCCATCAGATAGCAAACCCCATGTGCATATTTTGCCATCAGGTGATGGTTTGAAGATTGCCATCCTAGCACGTCCCTTTGCCAATGCTGGCTCTTATTATCGTCCTGGGGCTGGTGGTGCAACTGTACTGGCGGAAATTGATGGTAAACGTTTGCAGGCGACAAGGAATTTGAAAGAAGAGAAAAAACTCGCCAATGAGGCGATCGCCGCATGTCCAACTCTCAGTAATTTTGAAGAAGCGGAAAGTGAATGGGTCATAGATGATCCTGAGTTTTGCTTGGAACTTCTTCTAGAATTGCAATCCCTAGGCGATCGAATTGTGTTGGAATGGCCAGAAGGCGAAAAGATGCGAATCAGTCATCGCGTTGGGTTTGGTGATTTTCGCATGTCGATCAATCAAAGTCGTGATTGGTTTGCTGCCGAAGGTGAGCTACGCCTCGGAGATGACCAAGTGATTGATATGCAGCGTCTCTTGGAACTGTTGGACAAAACGCATAGCCGATTCATTCCCCTCGGTGACGGTCAGTTTATCGCCTTAACCCAACAGTTCCGCAAACGCTTAGATGAGTTCCGTCGTCTATCAGAAAAGCATGGCAAAGGCACAAGATTCCATCCGTTAGCCGCTCTAGCCCTTGAAGATTTTGTCGATGAAATTGATGATCTCAAAGTCGATAAGCATTGGAAAGCCCATATTAAGAAAATCAAAGAAATGCGGAACTTTGAGCCGCATTTACCATCAACCCTCCAAGCTGACCTCCGTGACTATCAGATCGAAGGTTTCCAATGGTTAGCAAGATTAGCCCATTGGGGTGTAGGTGCTTGCCTTGCCGATGATATGGGCTTGGGCAAAACCCTGCAATCCTTAGCACTGATCCTCACCCGTGCCCCACAAGGAGCTACCCTGATTGTTGCACCTACTTCCGTTTGCATGAACTGGATTTCTGAAGCCGCCAAATTTGCACCAACGCTAAGTGTAATCGTATTTGGTACAGGCGATCGCCAAAAGGTACTGGATAATCTCCAGCCCTTTGACATGGTAATCTGTAGTTACGGCTTGATGCAGCAAGAGGAAGTCAGTGAAATGCTCGCGAAAGTAGAATGGCAGACTGTTGTTCTCGATGAGGCTCAGGCAATTAAAAATACAGCTACCAAGCGATCGCAAGCAGCAATGAATTTGCAAAGTGGTTTCAAGTTAATTACCACAGGTACACCCATCGAAAACCACCTCGGCGAGTTATGGAATCTATTCCGCTTTATTAACCCTGGACTCCTTGGCTCCCTTGATAATTTCAATACTAACTATGCCAACCCAATCGAGCGATCACAGGATCGCGAAGCGCGTAATCAATTGAAAAAGTTGATTCAGCCCTTCATTCTTCGTCGAACTAAGAACCAAGTATTGCAAGAGTTACCATCGCGAACTGAAATTACATTACAAGTGGAACTCAGCAAAGAAGAACTTGCTTTTTATGAAGCACTCCGCCGTGAGGCGATCGCCAAACTTGCTGATACCTCAGTCAATGCAGGTCAAAAGCATTTACAGGTGCTCGCGGAAATTATGAAATTACGTCGCGCTTGCTGCAATACTAAACTAGTACGCCCTGATATTCCCTTGCCTAGTTCTAAGCTGAATCTTTTTGGTGAAGTCATCAGCGAATTGCTAGATAACAAACACAAGGCGTTAGTCTTCAGTCAATTTGTCGATCATCTCCATATTATCCGCGACTATCTCAATTTCCAAAAAATTAGCTATCAATATCTCGATGGCAGTACTCCCGCCAAAGAACGCAAAAAGCTTGTAGAAGCATTCCAAGCAGGTGAAGGTGATATCTTCTTGATCAGTCTCAAGGCTGGCGGCACAGGGCTAAATCTCACAGCAGCCGATTATGTAATTCATATGGATCCTTGGTGGAATCCTGCGGTAGAGGATCAAGCAAGCGATCGTGCTCATCGCATCGGACAAAAGCGCCCTGTTACAATTTATCGTCTCGTTGCCAAGGGAACAATCGAAGAGAAAATCGTTGATTTACACCATCATAAGCGCGATCTTGCCGATAGCCTTTTGGAAGGTACAGATATGAGTGGCAAGATTTCCACCGATGCATTGCTACAACTGATTAATGAAAGTTAA
- a CDS encoding pyridoxal-phosphate-dependent aminotransferase family protein yields MEDKLMLMIPGPTPVPEQALLALAKAPIGHRSGDFSKIMADVTAKLKWLHQTTNDVLILTTSGTGAIEAGIINFLSKGDRVLIGDNGKFGERWVEVAQAYGLNVEVIKAEWGKPLNPEDFRVKLEADTNKEIKAVVITHSETSTGVLNDLATINKYVKAHEKALIIVDAVTSLGAMNVPIDELGLDVVGSGSQKGYMIPPGLGFVAVSPKAWEAYKTADLPKYYLDLGKARKDAAKNSTPFTTSVNMVIALQASLEIMQREGLENIFARHLRHRDATRAAVKALNLGLLAPDDAASASITSVLPPEGLEAEKIRATIKKKFDIVMAGGQDHLNGKIFRIGHLGFVSDRDILTAISALEASIAALGYTNFTYGAGVKAAIEVLNG; encoded by the coding sequence ATGGAAGATAAGTTGATGTTAATGATTCCAGGTCCAACACCTGTGCCTGAACAAGCACTGTTGGCTCTGGCTAAAGCTCCGATCGGACACCGTAGCGGCGATTTCAGCAAGATCATGGCAGATGTGACTGCTAAGCTCAAATGGCTGCACCAAACCACCAATGATGTATTGATTCTCACCACAAGCGGAACTGGGGCAATCGAAGCTGGCATCATTAATTTTCTAAGCAAAGGCGATCGCGTCCTTATTGGCGATAATGGTAAGTTTGGCGAACGCTGGGTCGAAGTTGCTCAAGCCTATGGACTAAATGTTGAAGTAATCAAAGCGGAATGGGGCAAACCTCTAAATCCCGAAGATTTCCGTGTCAAGCTGGAGGCAGATACCAATAAGGAAATCAAAGCGGTAGTTATTACCCATAGCGAAACTTCTACAGGTGTTCTCAATGATCTTGCCACAATTAACAAGTATGTGAAAGCCCATGAAAAGGCGCTGATCATTGTTGATGCTGTCACCAGTTTGGGAGCTATGAATGTTCCCATTGATGAATTAGGTTTGGATGTAGTCGGTTCGGGTTCGCAAAAGGGCTATATGATTCCCCCTGGATTAGGATTTGTGGCTGTAAGTCCCAAAGCATGGGAAGCTTACAAAACTGCAGATTTACCGAAGTACTATCTCGACTTAGGCAAAGCTCGCAAGGATGCTGCCAAAAACTCTACTCCTTTCACCACCTCGGTAAATATGGTGATCGCCTTGCAAGCTTCCTTAGAAATCATGCAACGTGAAGGTTTAGAAAATATCTTTGCGCGTCACCTCCGCCATCGTGATGCTACCCGTGCCGCAGTTAAGGCTCTGAATCTAGGCTTGTTGGCTCCTGATGATGCTGCTAGTGCCTCGATTACATCGGTTTTACCTCCCGAAGGTCTAGAAGCAGAAAAGATTCGTGCCACGATCAAGAAGAAGTTTGATATTGTCATGGCTGGTGGACAAGATCATCTCAATGGCAAGATTTTCCGCATTGGTCACTTGGGCTTTGTGAGCGATCGCGATATTCTCACTGCAATTAGCGCTCTTGAAGCGTCAATTGCTGCCCTTGGTTACACCAATTTCACCTACGGTGCTGGTGTCAAAGCTGCGATCGAAGTTTTAAACGGCTAA
- the fbp gene encoding class 1 fructose-bisphosphatase, whose translation MTDSTRLNPAQEITLGRDFMTLSQHVLSQCGTFSPDAYDLSALMGRIGLAGKTIARHLSRAGLMENVLGVTGEVNVQGEAVKNMDRYANRVFLRAFEQSGLVCRLASEEMEKPYYIPENCPIGRYTLLYDPIDGSSNIDVNLAIGSIFSIRQQEGNDESGEAIDLLQSGRKQIGAGYILYGTSTMLVYSLGIGVHAFTLDPSIGEFILSQDNILIPAQGSTYSVNEGNFWQWESPMREYVKYIHRQEGYSARYSGALVADIHRILFQGGVFLYPGTVGHPDGKLRLLYESAPLAFLVEQAGGRATTGTQEILDVIPEKLHSRTPLIIGSSENVKLVESFLHQNP comes from the coding sequence ATGACCGATTCTACCAGACTCAACCCTGCTCAAGAGATTACTCTTGGTCGAGACTTTATGACACTTTCGCAACATGTCCTTTCCCAATGTGGCACATTTTCACCTGATGCCTATGATCTAAGTGCATTGATGGGGCGAATTGGCTTGGCAGGTAAAACGATTGCTCGTCATCTCAGTCGTGCAGGTTTAATGGAAAATGTATTGGGGGTAACTGGAGAAGTCAATGTCCAAGGTGAAGCTGTCAAAAATATGGATCGTTATGCCAATCGGGTATTTTTGAGAGCTTTTGAGCAAAGTGGCTTAGTTTGTCGGCTCGCCTCCGAGGAAATGGAAAAGCCTTACTATATTCCTGAAAATTGTCCCATTGGTCGCTATACCTTACTCTATGACCCTATTGATGGTTCGAGTAACATCGACGTGAATTTAGCGATCGGCTCCATTTTTTCGATCCGACAACAGGAAGGTAATGATGAATCAGGAGAAGCAATAGATCTACTCCAATCTGGACGCAAACAAATTGGAGCAGGCTATATTCTCTATGGCACGAGCACGATGCTAGTTTATTCGCTTGGTATTGGTGTACATGCATTCACGCTTGATCCTAGTATTGGAGAATTTATTCTCTCTCAAGATAATATTCTCATTCCTGCACAGGGTTCCACTTATAGTGTGAACGAGGGAAATTTTTGGCAATGGGAATCGCCTATGCGTGAATATGTCAAATATATTCATCGTCAAGAAGGATACTCTGCACGTTATTCAGGGGCGCTAGTTGCAGACATCCATCGGATTCTCTTTCAAGGTGGTGTATTTCTCTATCCTGGTACAGTAGGTCATCCCGATGGTAAGTTGCGATTACTTTACGAATCCGCCCCGTTAGCTTTTTTGGTTGAGCAAGCAGGTGGTCGAGCAACTACAGGTACTCAAGAGATTTTGGATGTGATTCCGGAAAAACTGCATAGCCGCACACCATTAATTATTGGCAGTTCAGAAAATGTCAAATTAGTAGAGTCATTTTTACATCAAAATCCATAA
- a CDS encoding protein phosphatase 2C domain-containing protein, which yields MITCPSCNAFNPDNYQFCQFCGSKLTHEFIRSVSDDLEITSLLETASEVSEVNSTTTENSNDVEAQSQDGNHELEESIDDAIAFTRPIQLTSAPLDIEEVLEQDLEVLMNPSPDQENVDLSLNSTLAIPSKHIQNVYYAGKTDVGRERNRNEDDFTAIFQTFTIHGKSQISDRNHRGLFVLCDGMGGHEGGIEASRIAVNSIIEQFQPFWIDTLPGEKKLHEIISNANQSIFKKNEDEQRLALGRMGTTLVMLALHDLNVVIAHVGDSRIYQVANSQLVQLTRDHEVYNQLIDLGMDRNSAMARPDAHQLTQALGPNCSDRLEPNIQFFNLTEPTLFLLCSDGLCDNNVIEQHWQAYLLPILNKEIDVETGLERIIELGNNMNGHDNITAILILCEM from the coding sequence ATGATTACCTGTCCTAGTTGCAACGCCTTTAATCCTGATAATTATCAATTTTGTCAATTCTGTGGCTCTAAACTTACACATGAATTTATTAGATCAGTATCAGATGATCTAGAAATTACTTCATTGTTAGAGACTGCATCCGAAGTATCGGAAGTAAACTCTACCACCACAGAGAATTCAAATGATGTAGAGGCTCAGTCTCAGGATGGCAATCATGAACTTGAGGAATCGATAGATGATGCGATCGCGTTTACTAGACCGATCCAATTGACTTCAGCACCTTTAGACATAGAGGAAGTCTTAGAGCAGGATTTAGAAGTATTAATGAATCCTAGCCCAGATCAGGAAAATGTCGATCTATCTTTAAATAGTACGCTCGCTATACCAAGTAAACATATACAAAATGTTTACTATGCTGGCAAAACTGATGTTGGGAGAGAACGCAATCGCAATGAGGATGATTTCACAGCAATTTTTCAAACTTTCACTATTCATGGCAAAAGTCAGATAAGTGATCGCAATCATCGCGGTTTATTTGTGTTATGCGATGGTATGGGTGGACATGAAGGGGGAATTGAGGCAAGTAGGATCGCAGTAAATTCTATTATTGAACAGTTTCAGCCGTTTTGGATAGATACCTTACCAGGAGAAAAAAAATTACATGAGATTATTAGCAATGCCAATCAATCAATCTTCAAAAAGAATGAAGATGAGCAAAGACTTGCTCTAGGGAGAATGGGAACTACTTTGGTAATGCTTGCATTGCATGACTTAAATGTCGTAATTGCCCATGTGGGCGATAGTCGCATTTATCAAGTTGCCAATTCTCAATTAGTACAATTAACACGGGATCATGAAGTCTATAATCAATTAATCGATCTTGGTATGGATCGCAACTCGGCTATGGCAAGACCTGATGCTCACCAATTAACGCAAGCTTTAGGTCCCAATTGCAGCGATCGCCTTGAGCCGAATATTCAATTCTTTAATTTAACTGAGCCGACTCTATTTCTATTATGTTCTGATGGTTTGTGTGATAACAATGTGATCGAGCAACACTGGCAAGCATATCTATTACCAATCTTAAATAAAGAAATTGATGTTGAAACTGGTTTAGAGCGTATCATTGAATTGGGTAATAACATGAATGGACATGACAACATCACAGCTATCCTCATTTTGTGTGAGATGTAA